The Bubalus bubalis isolate 160015118507 breed Murrah chromosome 1, NDDB_SH_1, whole genome shotgun sequence genome includes a region encoding these proteins:
- the USF3 gene encoding basic helix-loop-helix domain-containing protein USF3: MPEMTENETPTKKQHRKKNRETHNAVERHRKKKINAGINRIGELIPCSPALKQSKNMILDQAFKYITELKRQNDELLLNGGNNEQAEEIKKLRKQLEEIQKENGRYIELLKANDICLYDDPTIHWKGNLKNSKVSVVIPSDQVQKNIIVYSNGSQPGGNSQGTAVQGITFNVGHNLQKQTANVVPVQRTCNLVTPVSISGVYPSENKPWHQTTVSALAANQPVPLCLPAALSAQNILELSTSESESSVLGPTSSSLIAVPVGPEPPQHRSSHTCLNDQNSSENKKGQESSQVLKKTVPCATSISSSCSATATQGQPGSESCRSTPDHRSDLQTTLVVSVTTAVCSQPPRPAGDSCVASSSKGADSASVTMVVAPSVPGGGMTTMPVSTLSANPMDSGWTLSCSLPSSAVSASDLKNMNSLTRISSAGNTQTTWTTLQLAGNTIQPLSQTPSSAVTPVLNESGTSPTTANHSRCVVPGISLNNSFPAEGQPVEQVVVTLPSCPPLPMQPLITQPQVKSQPPKSILPLNSTMQVIQMAQPVGSAVNAAPANQNVIILQPPSTAPCPTVVRAEVPNQTVGQQIVIIQAANQNPLPLLSAPPPGSVRVPVSGASAVIGSNSSVQNVSTPQTFGGKHLVHILPRPTSLAASNSTQTFSVTVSSQQQPQTISLNGQLFALQPVMSSSGTTNQTPMQIIQPTTSEDPNTNVALNTFGALASLNQSISQMAGQSCVQLSVSQPVHPQTAANSQITPANCVSLTTVAPPMTTDNSATLPSTYNLVTTPSVNTVACVPNTKAKRLNKKPGVKKHLATNKSACSLNVVRDVGKSDGPSTEGSAEPSCNDGLLESLPGVLPSAIVSQTNSVSVSGSHSLNVLNSESVMPESVPKSKSAEESSPPSQESVTSEQFTMAPAKSKDFLPISQRETSQDTPPSSLALPDAAKSCTSANVLISSADDAPVLVSQVPHLSSTTSTTSTDCVSEVEVIADPCRVQQESSDTVPTPGLLKGQGLTALLSGLAKEKDPQKSSLSVQVDHPDFSSENSKIVDSNVELHPKQELLLMSSDDRDPGQPHPCIPDQEVINGSLLTSRQADSPMSTSSGSSRSFSVASMLPETAREDVTSNATTNTCDGCTFVEQTDIVALAARAIFDQENLEKGRAGTQVPADIREVPSKPSEASSLEGDQPFKTQISKENGPGQAEATPNEFNSQDSIEATVDRPLEKPSCSIGMKTSNASLQVSTSQPPSITSLSVNNLIHQSTLSHPLVSCTDLSQTSEQTAVPTTVNLTVSSGSYGSQPPGPSLMTEYSQEQLNTMAGTVPNTPIQEPLLKPSHESRKDSTKRAVQDDLLLSSAKRQKHCQPAALRLEGLSLMSRTPDSISDQTQMMVGQIPPNSSNSVVPLSNPAHGDGLTRLFPPSNNFVVPALRQTEVQCGSQASIAEQQPAQAGQHLQALQQHVPAQGVPHLHSNHLYLKQQQQAGQLRERHHLYQLQRHVPHAESSVHSQPHSIHQQRTLQQEVQMQKKRNLVQGTQASQLSLQPKHHGTDQSRPKSGQPHPHHQQMQQQMQQHFGSSQAEKSCENPSTSRNHQNHLSQDILHQQEVGSRQQAPGVSSEHVSGHNPMQRLLTSRGIEQQMASQSSIVTRPSDMTCAPHRPERNRVSSYSAEALIGKTSSNSEQRMGISIQGSRVSDQLEMRSYLDVPRNKSLAIHNMQGRVDHTASDIRLSDCQTFKPSGASQQPQNNFEVQSSRNNEIGNPVSSLRSMQPQAFRISQNPGPPPIDRQKRLPYPPVQSIPTGNAIPTRDNENTCHQSFMQSLLAPHLGDQVIGSQRSLSEHQRNTQCGPSSAIEYNCPPSHESVHIRRESESQSRESCDMSLGAINTRNSTLNIPFSSSSSSGDIQGRNTSPNVSVQKSNPMRITDSHGTKGHMNPPVTTNMHGVVRPALPHPSASHGNADQGPPVRQTSSSVPQRSRHPLQDSSGSKIRPPERTRSGNPRHSNVFDPSLPHLPLSTGGSMILGRQQPAAEKRGSIVRFMPDSPQVPNDNSVPDQHTLSQNFGFPFIPEGGMNPPINANASFIPQVTQPSATRTPALIPVDPQNTLPSFYPPYSPAHPTLSNDISIPYFPNQMFSNPSTEKVNSGSLNNRFGSILSPPRPVGFAQPSFPLLPDMPPMHMTNSHLSNFNMTSLFPEIATALPDGSAMSPLLTIANSSASDSSKQSSNRPAHNISHILGHDCSSAV; encoded by the exons TGGAGAGgcatagaaagaagaaaatcaatgCTGGGATAAACAGAATAGGAGAGCTGATCCCATGCTCTCCTGCACTGAAACAG AGCAAGAATATGATCCTGGACCAAGCCTTTAAGTACATAACAGAATTGAAAAGGCAGAACGATGAACTCCTGCTTAACGGAGGAAACAATGAACAAG ctgaagaaattaaaaagctaCGTAAACAACTggaagaaattcaaaaagaaaatggcCGATATATTGAATTACTAAAAGCAAATGACATATGTTTATATGACGACCCCACAATCCACTggaaaggaaatcttaaaaattcaaaGGTCTCTGTTGTTATTCCCAGTGACCAGGTTCAAAAAAATATCATTGTTTATTCCAATGGAAGTCAGCCTGGTGGAAACAGCCAGGGAACAGCTGTTCAGGGGATAACCTTTAATGTTGGTCATAATTTACAAAAGCAGACTGCCAATGTGGTGCCAGTGCAGAGGACTTGCAATCTTGTGACTCCTGTGTCTATTTCTGGAGTTTACCCTTCTGAAAACAAGCCATGGCATCAGACCACGGTTTCTGCATTGGCTGCCAACCAGCCTGTTCCTCTTTGTCTTCCTGCCGCTCTTTCTGCTCAAAACATTCTCGAGCTCTCCACCTCCGAAAGTGAGTCGAGTGTGCTTGGTCCCACCAGCAGCTCACTGATCGCTGTTCCTGTTGGGCCTGAACCACCCCAGCATCGTTCATCACACACATGTCTAAATGATCAAAATTCTTCTGAAAATAAGAAGGGGCAAGAAAGCTCCCAAGTATTGAAGAAAACGGTCCCTTGTGCCACAAGCATCTCCTCCAGCTGCTCAGCAACTGCCACTCAAGGACAGCCTGGAAGTGAGTCCTGCCGGAGCACACCGGATCACAGAAGTGATCTTCAAACCACCCTGGTTGTTTCCGTCACCACCGCAGTCTGCTCCCAGCCTCCCAGACCTGCCGGTGATTCTTGTGTGGCAAGCAGTAGCAAGGGTGCAGACTCCGCAAGTGTTACCATGGTGGTGGCCCCGtctgtccctggaggagggatgacCACCATGCCTGTAAGCACCCTTTCTGcaaaccctatggacagtggtTGGACTCTTTCTTGTTCTTTGCCTTCTTCAGCTGTCAGTGCTTCAGATTTGAAAAACATGAATAGCCTTACCCGAATTTCCTCAGCTGGAAACACACAGACAACGTGGACTACTTTGCAACTGGCGGGAAACACTATTCAGCCCTTAAGCCAGACACCGTCTTCTGCTGTGACCCCGGTATTAAATGAGTCTGGCACTAGCCCCACCACAGCCAACCACAGTAGATGTGTGGTTCCAGGCATCAGCTTGAATAATTCCTTTCCAGCAGAGGGGCAGCCAGTTGAGCAAGTAGTTGTAACCTTGCCTTCCTGTCCACCTTTACCTATGCAGCCACTGATCACCCAGCCACAAGTTAAGTCTCAGCCTCCAAAAAGTATCCTCCCATTGAATTCCACCATGCAGGTGATTCAGATGGCTCAGCCAGTGGGGTCAGCTGTTAATGCAGCTCCCGCTAATCAGAACGTTATCATTCTTCAACCACCCAGCACCGCCCCGTGCCCAACAGTGGTGAGGGCAGAGGTTCCCAACCAAACGGTAGGTCAGCAGATAGTCATCATCCAGGCAGCTAACCAGAACCCTTTGCCACTTCTCTCTGCTCCGCCTCCCGGTTCGGTTCGAGTCCCTGTCAGTGGGGCCAGTGCTGTCATAGGGTCTAACAGTTCAGTGCAAAATGTTTCCACCCCGCAGACTTTTGGAGGAAAGCACCTTGTCCACATATTACCACGACCTACATCTTTAGCAGCGTCGAATTCCACACAAACTTTTTCTGTTACTGTATCCAGCCAACAGCAGCCTCAAACCATTTCTTTAAATGGACAGCTGTTTGCTTTGCAGCCTGTGATGTCTTCATCAGGAACTACAAATCAAACCCCTATGCAAATTATTCAGCCCACCACCAGCGAAGATCCAAATACCAATGTTGCCCTGAATACCTTTGGCGCTTTGGCCAGCCTCAATCAAAGCATATCGCAGATGGCCGGGCAAAGCTGTGTACAGTTGTCTGTTagccagccagtccatcctcaaACTGCTGCAAATAGTCAAATCACCCCAGCTAACTGTGTTTCATTAACAACTGTAGCACCTCCCATGACAACAGATAATTCAGCCACACTACCCAGTACTTATAACCTAGTGACTACTCCCTCAGTGAACACTGTGGCTTGTGTGCCTAACACGAAGGCAAAAAGGTTGAATAAGAAGCCGGGTGTCAAGAAACACTTAGCCACTAACAAGTCAGCCTGCTCCCTGAATGTAGTCAGAGATGTGGGCAAGTCAGATGGCCCCAGCACTGAAGGTTCCGCAGAGCCATCATGTAATGATGGACTTCTGGAAAGCCTCCCTGGTGTGTTACCATCTGCCATTGTGTCCCAGACAAATAGTGTAAGTGTTTCTGGTTCACATTCTTTGAATGTTCTGAAttctgaatcagtgatgccagaGTCTGTACCCAAATCTAAGTCAGCCGAAGAGTCTAGCCCACCTTCCCAAGAATCTGTAACAAGTGAACAATTTACAATGGCCCCAGCAAAATCCAAAGATTTTCTCCCCATTTCGCAACGAGAGACATCTCAGGATACGCCACCAAGTAGTTTGGCATTGCCAGATGCTGCCAAATCCTGCACGTCAGCCAACGTGTTGATTTCCTCTGCGGATGATGCCCCCGTTTTGGTCTCTCAGGTTCCTCACTTGTCATCTACCACGAGCACTACAAGTACTGACTGTGTTTCTGAGGTGGAAGTCATTGCTGACCCTTGCAGGGTTCAGCAAGAGTCATCAGATACAGTACCAACCCCAGGTCTCTTAAAGGGGCAGGGTTTAACTGCACTGCTCTCTGGTCTTGCTAAAGAGAAAGACCCTCAGAAATCATCTCTTTCAGTCCAGGTGGACCATCCTGACTTTTCTtcagaaaattctaaaatagttGATTCAAATGTTGAGTTGCATCCCAAACAGGAGCTATTACTGATGAGCAGTGATGATAGAGACCCAGGACAGCCTCATCCCTGCATCCCTGACCAGGAGGTTATTAATGGTTCTTTGCTCACCAGTAGGCAGGCTGACTCGCCCATGTCGACCAGCTCTGGCAGTAGTCGTAGTTTCTCAGTTGCATCTATGCTTCCTGAAACAGCCAGAGAGGACGTCACCAGCAATGCAACGACTAATACGTGTGACGGCTGCACCTTTGTGGAGCAAACTGATATAGTTGCTCTTGCAGCACGAGCTATTTTTGACCAGGAGAACCTTGAGAAGGGAAGAGCTGGTACTCAGGTACCAGCTGATATACGGGAAGTTCCTTCGAAGCCTTCTGAAGCATCCTCTTTAGAGGGAGACCAGCCTTTCAAAACACAGATATCTAAAGAGAATGGTCCAGGACAGGCAGAAGCAACACCAAATGAATTTAATTCTCAGGATTCAATTGAAGCCACTGTGGATAGGCCCCTTGAAAAACCAAGTTGTTCTATAGGAATGAAAACATCAAATGCCTCTTTACAGGTTTCGACTTCCCAGCCACCAAGCATCACCAGTTTAAGTGTGAATAATCTTATTCACCAGAGTACCCTCAGCCATCCTCTGGTCAGCTGCACTGATTTATCCCAAACTTCAGAGCAAACAGCTGTTCCTACAACAGTGAATCTGACAGTTTCATCTGGCTCCTATGGCAGTCAGCCTCCTGGACCATCCCTGATGACCGAATACTCCCAAGAACAGCTAAATACTATGGCTGGTACTGTACCAAACACACCAATTCAAGAGCCACTCTTAAAGCCAAGTCACGAAAGCCGTAAAGACTCTACTAAACGTGCTGTCCAGGATGACCTTTTACTGTCTTCAGCTAAACGTCAGAAGCATTGTCAGCCAGCTGCCCTCCGGCTTGAAGGTCTGTCCCTGATGAGCCGAACTCCAGACAGCATTTCCGATCAAACTCAAATGATGGTTGGTCAGATTCCTCCCAACTCTTCAAACTCAGTTGTGCCTCTTAGCAACCCAGCACACGGGGACGGCCTTACCCGATTATTTCCGCCTAGTAACAACTTTGTGGTCCCCGCGTTGAGGCAGACCGAGGTTCAGTGTGGTTCGCAGGCTTCCATTGCTGAGCAGCAGCCAGCCCAGGCCGGCCAGCATCTGCAGGCCCTGCAGCAACATGTTCCAGCTCAAGGCGTACCTCACCTGCATAGTAACCACCTCTActtaaagcagcagcagcaagcggGGCAGTTGAGAGAGCGGCATCACTTGTATCAGCTGCAGCGTCACGTACCTCACGCAGAGAGTTCTGTCCACTCTCAGCCCCACAGCATCCACCAACAGAGAACCCTGCAACAGGAAGTTCAGATGCAAAAAAAGAGGAATCTTGTTCAGGGCACTCAGGCCTCTCAGCTGTCTTTACAACCCAAGCATCATGGAACTGACCAGTCCCGACCTAAGAGCGGTCAGCCGCACCCACACCATCAGCAGATGCAGCAACAGATGCAGCAACATTTTGGAAGCTCCCAGGCAGAGAAGAGTTGTGAAAACCCTTCCACCAGCCGGAACCACCAGAACCACCTCAGTCAAGATATTCTGCACCAGCAGGAGGTGGGAAGCCGGCAGCAAGCTCCGGGGGTTTCTTCTGAACACGTATCTGGGCATAATCCAATGCAGAGGCTGTTGACATCAAGAGGCATAGAGCAGCAAATGGCATCCCAATCGAGTATTGTGACGAGACCTTCAGACATGACCTGTGCTCCACACAGGCCGGAGAGAAACAGAGTTTCAAGTTACTCTGCTGAGGCACTCATTGGAAAAACATCTTCTAATTCAGAGCAGAGAATGGGTATATCGATTCAGGGTTCCAGAGTTTCAGATCAGCTTGAAATGAGAAGCTACCTTGATGTTCCCAGAAACAAGAGTTTAGCCATTCATAATATGCAGGGTCGTGTGGACCATACTGCCTCAGATATCCGCCTTTCTGACTGTCAGACATTTAAACCAAGTGGAGCCAGTCAGCAGCCCCAGAATAATTTTGAAGTACAGTCttcaagaaataatgaaataggTAACCCTGTATCATCCTTGAGGAGTATGCAGCCCCAAGCTTTTCGTATTAGTCAAAACCCTGGTCCACCACCAATCGACCGCCAAAAGCGATTACCTTACCCACCAGTTCAGAGCATCCCAACAGGAAATGCCATCCCAACAAGGGACAATGAAAATACATGTCACCAAAGTTTCATGCAGAGTTTACTTGCCCCTCACCTGGGCGATCAGGTCATTGGAAGTCAGAGATCCCTCTCAGAACATCAGAGGAATACACAGTGTGGTCCCTCCTCTGCAATTGAATATAACTGTCCCCCGAGCCATGAAAGTGTCCATATTAGAAGGGAGAGTGAGAGTCAGAGTAGGGAGAGCTGTGACATGTCCCTGGGCGCAATTAACACCCGGAACAGCACCTTGAATATTCCGTTTTCAAGTTCTTCGTCTTCAGGAGATATTCAAGGTCGAAACACGAGTCCCAATGTTTCTGTACAGAAATCCAATCCCATGAGGATTACTGACAGTCATGGGACCAAGGGCCACATGAACCCTCCAGTCACAACCAACATGCATGGGGTTGTAAGGCCAGCTTTGCCGCATCCGTCTGCATCTCACGGAAATGCTGACCAAGGGCCTCCTGTACGTCAAACCAGTTCTTCAGTTCCCCAGCGATCAAGGCATCCATTGCAAGACAGCAGCGGTTCCAAAATTCGTCCACCTGAAAGGACTCGCTCCGGAAACCCAAGACATAGCAACGTCTTTGATCCAAGTCTTCCTCACCTTCCTCTGTCTACTGGCGGCAGTATGATTCTTGGACGCCAACAACCTGCTGCAGAAAAGAGAGGAAGTATTGTTCGTTTCATGCCAGATAGCCCACAAGTACCTAATGATAATTCAGTGCCTGACCAGCACACGCTATCACAAaattttggttttccttttatcCCTGAGGGTGGCATGAACCCGCCAATAAACGCTAATGCTTCTTTCATTCCACAGGTTACTCAGCCTAGTGCCACTCGAACCCCAGCCCTCATCCCTGTGGATCCCCAAAATACTCTCCCCTCCTTCTATCCGCCATACTCTCCTGCTCATCCCACACTGTCCAATGATATTTCAATCCCCTATTTTCCTAATCAAATGTTCTCAAATCCCAGCACAGAGAAGGTAAACAGTGGAAGTTTGAATAACCGATTTGGATCAATTCTGTCTCCTCCCCGACCTGTTGGCTTTGCTCAACCGAGTTTTCCTCTTCTCCCCGACATGCCCCCAATGCACATGACCAACTCTCACTTATCCAATTTTAATATGACATCTTTGTTTCCAGAAATAGCTACCGctcttcctgatggctcagcgatGTCCCCTTTGCTTACCATAGCAAACTCCTCTGCCTCAGACTCTTCCAAGCAGTCCTCCAACAGACCTGCCCACAACATAAGCCATATCTTAGGTCATGATTGCAGTTCAGCTGTTTAA